A genomic window from Arthrobacter sp. FW305-BF8 includes:
- a CDS encoding SACE_7040 family transcriptional regulator, which yields MPTTDRELTAPGQAAAGRETTGPTQRSRAKESRRQALLSAAATLFAGNGFNRVSLEDLGAAAGVSGPAVYRHFPGKQAVLGALLLTVSQDLLDGGRHVVSDAADPSAALHRLVEFHVDFALSNPDVIRVQDRDFSNLTSEDQAQVRALQRSYVEVWVDVLARIHGTTDTADLRMRAHATFGLINSTPHSVRNHGSRMAIKSARPLLESMALAALLVTASPLSD from the coding sequence GTGCCCACCACAGATCGAGAGCTCACCGCTCCCGGCCAGGCCGCAGCCGGCCGCGAGACAACCGGTCCGACGCAGCGCAGCCGGGCGAAGGAATCCCGCCGGCAGGCGCTCCTGTCCGCCGCGGCCACACTCTTCGCCGGCAACGGGTTCAACCGGGTCTCCCTCGAGGACCTCGGCGCAGCCGCAGGCGTGAGCGGACCCGCCGTGTACCGCCACTTCCCCGGAAAGCAGGCGGTGCTGGGCGCGCTGCTGCTCACCGTCAGCCAGGACCTGCTCGACGGCGGCCGCCACGTGGTTTCCGACGCCGCCGATCCCTCCGCGGCCCTCCACCGGCTGGTGGAGTTCCACGTGGACTTCGCCCTCAGCAACCCCGACGTGATTCGGGTGCAGGACAGGGATTTCAGCAATCTAACCAGCGAGGACCAGGCACAGGTACGCGCCCTGCAGCGCAGCTACGTGGAAGTGTGGGTGGACGTCCTCGCCCGCATCCATGGCACAACAGACACGGCCGACCTCCGCATGCGCGCCCACGCGACGTTCGGCCTGATCAACTCCACGCCGCACTCCGTCCGCAACCACGGCAGCCGGATGGCCATCAAGTCGGCGCGGCCGCTTCTGGAGAGCATGGCGCTGGCGGCCCTGCTGGTGACGGCCAGCCCGCTTTCCGACTGA